A window of the Halopseudomonas phragmitis genome harbors these coding sequences:
- a CDS encoding mechanosensitive ion channel family protein has translation MDELLESLPLESLPLGGELWIYKVFAIIFISLVAAYLGKLLLDRVEQRALKTSTVWDDALVIAARRPLWVMIWSMGLLWASQVTAAQMDDGLAEVLDKLQSVLLIVLLAWFLIRLALEVEKRLVDPNCREKPIDKTTVNAIGKLLRISVVITSSLVILQSMGYSVSGVLAFGGIGGLAVGFAAKDLLANFFGGLMVYLDRPFSVGEWVRSPEKEIEGTVEHIGWRLTRIRTFDKRPIYVPNAVFTNIVLQNPSRMSHRRIYEHIGIRYDDISRMEPIVKAVREMLKEHPEIAQDQTQMVYFDRCAPSSVDFFIYCFTTPVWAEFHRIKEDVLLKILAIIDEHEAQVAFPTSTLHVPEGLRLRSGEVEHSPESRPVTPEHA, from the coding sequence ATGGATGAACTGTTGGAAAGCTTGCCGCTCGAGTCTCTGCCGTTGGGCGGAGAACTTTGGATATACAAGGTTTTCGCGATTATTTTCATTTCATTGGTCGCAGCCTATCTGGGCAAGCTGCTGCTGGACCGGGTTGAGCAGCGGGCGCTGAAAACCTCCACGGTTTGGGATGATGCGCTGGTGATAGCTGCGCGTCGGCCGTTATGGGTGATGATCTGGAGTATGGGCCTGTTATGGGCTTCCCAGGTGACCGCCGCACAGATGGATGACGGGTTGGCTGAGGTGCTGGATAAGCTCCAGTCGGTACTATTGATTGTGCTCCTGGCCTGGTTCCTGATTCGCCTGGCGCTGGAAGTGGAAAAACGCCTGGTTGACCCAAATTGCCGGGAAAAGCCGATCGACAAGACCACGGTCAACGCAATCGGCAAGCTGCTTAGAATTTCGGTGGTGATCACCTCGTCACTGGTGATTCTGCAATCTATGGGCTATAGCGTGTCCGGGGTATTGGCCTTTGGTGGTATTGGCGGTCTGGCGGTGGGTTTTGCTGCCAAGGATCTGCTGGCCAACTTCTTCGGCGGCCTGATGGTCTATCTGGATAGGCCTTTTTCGGTGGGGGAGTGGGTTCGTTCGCCGGAGAAGGAAATCGAAGGTACGGTTGAGCATATTGGTTGGCGTCTGACCCGCATCCGTACTTTCGACAAGCGACCAATTTATGTTCCCAATGCGGTGTTTACCAATATTGTGCTGCAGAATCCGTCGCGCATGAGTCATCGGCGAATCTATGAGCATATTGGTATTCGCTACGACGATATCAGTCGAATGGAGCCAATCGTCAAGGCGGTTCGGGAGATGCTCAAAGAACACCCGGAAATCGCCCAGGACCAGACTCAGATGGTCTACTTTGACCGTTGCGCGCCATCGTCGGTGGATTTCTTCATCTACTGCTTCACCACCCCGGTATGGGCCGAGTTCCACCGGATCAAGGAGGATGTGTTGCTGAAGATTCTGGCTATCATCGATGAGCACGAGGCCCAGGTGGCATTCCCGACCTCGACTTTGCATGTGCCGGAAGGTTTGCGGCTGCGCTCGGGTGAGGTGGAACACAGTCCCGAGTCGCGTCCAGTTACGCCGGAACACGCCTGA
- the lexA gene encoding transcriptional repressor LexA: protein MQKLTARQQQILAFIKEYMDANGYPPTRVDIARVLGFKSPNAAEDHLKALARKGAIEMIPGASRGIRLPDQGTEVDEDRLPVIGQVAAGQPILALENIEDHCRIDPSFFRPKADYLLRVRGMSMKDIGILDGDLLAVHRTSEARNGQVVVARVGDEVTVKRFQKQGRKVSLIAENPEFAPIEVDLGEQELTIEGLSVGVIRR from the coding sequence ATGCAAAAACTGACGGCACGGCAACAACAAATCCTGGCCTTCATCAAGGAGTACATGGACGCCAATGGCTATCCGCCGACTCGGGTCGATATCGCCCGGGTTTTGGGATTCAAATCGCCCAATGCAGCAGAAGACCACCTCAAGGCGCTGGCCCGCAAGGGCGCGATCGAAATGATTCCCGGCGCCTCACGCGGCATCCGCCTGCCGGATCAGGGAACTGAGGTTGATGAAGACCGCCTACCCGTTATCGGCCAGGTCGCCGCCGGCCAGCCGATCCTTGCCTTGGAAAACATTGAAGACCACTGCCGGATCGACCCCTCCTTTTTCCGCCCCAAAGCCGACTACCTGCTCAGGGTGCGAGGCATGAGTATGAAGGATATTGGCATCCTCGACGGCGACCTGCTGGCAGTACACCGCACCAGCGAAGCCCGCAACGGCCAAGTGGTAGTCGCCCGCGTCGGCGACGAAGTAACAGTCAAGCGTTTCCAGAAACAGGGACGCAAGGTTTCGCTGATAGCCGAGAACCCGGAGTTCGCCCCCATTGAAGTAGATCTGGGCGAACAGGAACTGACCATCGAAGGTTTGAGTGTCGGCGTCATCCGCCGCTGA
- a CDS encoding DUF6586 family protein: MANEVYTRTNQALHFARWSLASWHQAAESGALDAVTQARYHREHVVFHLYRAVLAVIHEVADRYRWPLLDVRTVEQVLDGRVAERYPGPELAELNELALHKETWLAGLLAAWQQLQAPPKPQESKPRADEQIIASSALEPAKEWGMAQAEEALAALNERVSCYRDGMQEW; this comes from the coding sequence ATGGCCAATGAAGTTTATACCCGCACCAATCAGGCCTTGCACTTTGCCCGTTGGTCGTTGGCCAGTTGGCACCAGGCAGCTGAGTCGGGTGCACTTGATGCCGTGACCCAGGCTCGTTATCACCGTGAACATGTGGTCTTTCACCTGTACCGGGCGGTGCTGGCGGTCATTCACGAAGTGGCTGATCGTTACCGCTGGCCGTTGCTGGATGTGCGCACGGTAGAGCAGGTGCTCGATGGCCGGGTCGCTGAGCGCTATCCGGGCCCCGAGCTGGCCGAGCTGAATGAATTGGCGCTGCACAAGGAAACCTGGCTGGCCGGTCTGCTGGCCGCCTGGCAACAATTGCAGGCGCCGCCCAAGCCGCAGGAAAGCAAACCACGAGCTGATGAGCAGATCATCGCCAGCAGCGCATTGGAGCCTGCGAAGGAGTGGGGCATGGCGCAGGCTGAGGAAGCACTGGCGGCGCTCAATGAGCGGGTGAGTTGCTATAGAGATGGGATGCAGGAGTGGTAA
- the topA gene encoding type I DNA topoisomerase yields MGKALVIVESPAKAKTINKYLGNDFVVKSSIGHIRDLPTSGGKTESKPKNGRKAASAQELDKATKARIQLVNRMGVDPENGWAARYEILPGKEKVIDELRRLAKDADTVYLATDLDREGEAIAWHLRESIGGDESRYKRVVFNEITKKAIQEAFSQPGELDLNRVNAQQARRFLDRVVGYMVSPLLWQKIARGLSAGRVQSVAVKLIVDREREIRAFVPEEFWEVHALLDTPKAESVRFEVVRQNGETFRPLNKAQTDAALEKLKAASYQVIKREDKPTSTRPGAPFITSTLQQAASTRLGFSVKKTMMMAQRLYEAGYITYMRTDSTNLSADAIGMARGYIESAFGKQYLPEKPNVYSSKEGAQEAHEAIRPSDVKLKATDLKGMERDAERLYELIWRQFVACQMPPARYLSTSITAQAGEFELRAKGRILQFDGYTKVMPPQGKGGEDEVLPDLQVQDALKLNKLDPKQHFTKPPARYSEASLVKELEKRGIGRPSTYAAIISTIQERGYVTLNNRRFYAEKMGDIVTDRLSESFPNLMDYGFTANMEESLDEVAQGGVPWKQVLDEFYADFRRKLSAAEASTEGQGMRANQPTLTDIACHECGRPMMIRTASTGVFLGCSGYALPPKERCKATINLVPGNEVAEDDDEGESRVLRTRHRCALCGTAMDSYLVDEKRKLHVCGNNPDCSGFEIEEGQFKIKGYDGPTLECDKCGSEMQLKTGRFGKYFGCTNSVCKNTRKLLKNGEAAPPKMDPVKMPELRCEKVDDIYVLRDGASGLFLAASQFPKNRETRAPLVAELLPHQAEIDPKYHFLFDAPVKDPDGHPTVVRYSRKTKEQYVQSEVEGKPTGWRAFYDGKQWSVDDGRSKAKR; encoded by the coding sequence ATGGGAAAAGCACTGGTCATTGTGGAATCGCCCGCCAAAGCCAAGACGATCAACAAGTATCTTGGTAATGATTTCGTGGTGAAGTCGAGTATCGGCCATATCCGCGATCTGCCCACCAGCGGGGGCAAGACCGAGAGCAAGCCCAAAAATGGGCGCAAGGCGGCGTCGGCCCAGGAGCTCGACAAGGCCACCAAGGCACGTATCCAACTGGTCAATCGCATGGGGGTTGACCCTGAGAATGGCTGGGCGGCGCGCTACGAGATTCTGCCGGGCAAGGAAAAGGTCATCGACGAGCTGCGTCGTCTGGCCAAGGATGCCGATACCGTCTACCTCGCAACGGACTTGGACCGTGAGGGGGAGGCGATTGCCTGGCACCTGCGCGAAAGCATCGGCGGCGATGAGAGCCGCTACAAACGCGTGGTGTTCAATGAAATTACCAAGAAGGCCATCCAGGAGGCCTTTTCCCAGCCCGGTGAGCTGGATCTGAATCGGGTTAATGCCCAGCAGGCCCGACGTTTCCTCGACCGGGTAGTGGGCTATATGGTCTCGCCGCTGCTGTGGCAGAAAATTGCCCGTGGTCTGTCGGCTGGTCGGGTGCAGTCGGTAGCGGTCAAGCTGATCGTTGATCGTGAGCGGGAGATCCGCGCTTTTGTCCCGGAAGAGTTCTGGGAAGTGCATGCACTGCTGGATACGCCCAAGGCCGAGTCAGTACGGTTCGAGGTGGTGCGCCAGAATGGCGAGACCTTCCGTCCGCTTAACAAAGCGCAGACCGATGCGGCGCTGGAAAAGCTCAAAGCGGCTAGCTATCAGGTAATCAAGCGCGAAGACAAGCCAACCAGTACGCGTCCTGGTGCGCCCTTTATTACCTCGACGCTGCAACAGGCTGCCAGTACTCGCCTGGGCTTCAGTGTCAAGAAAACCATGATGATGGCCCAGCGTCTCTACGAAGCGGGCTATATCACTTATATGCGAACCGACTCGACCAATTTGTCGGCCGACGCCATCGGCATGGCCCGCGGTTACATCGAATCGGCTTTCGGTAAGCAGTACCTGCCGGAAAAACCCAACGTCTACAGCAGCAAGGAAGGCGCTCAGGAGGCGCATGAGGCGATTCGTCCTTCTGATGTTAAGCTCAAGGCTACTGACCTCAAGGGCATGGAGCGTGACGCTGAGCGCCTTTACGAGCTGATCTGGCGTCAGTTCGTGGCCTGTCAGATGCCGCCAGCCCGTTACCTGTCGACCAGCATCACCGCGCAGGCTGGTGAGTTCGAACTGCGCGCCAAGGGCCGTATCCTGCAGTTTGATGGTTACACCAAGGTCATGCCGCCGCAAGGCAAGGGCGGCGAGGACGAGGTGTTGCCGGATCTGCAGGTCCAGGACGCACTCAAGCTCAACAAGCTTGACCCCAAGCAGCACTTTACCAAGCCGCCGGCTCGCTACTCCGAGGCCAGTCTGGTCAAGGAGCTGGAAAAGCGCGGTATCGGCCGGCCGTCGACCTATGCAGCGATCATCTCGACCATTCAGGAGCGCGGCTACGTGACCCTGAATAATCGGCGCTTCTATGCTGAAAAGATGGGCGATATCGTCACCGACCGGCTCAGCGAAAGCTTCCCCAACCTGATGGACTACGGCTTTACTGCCAATATGGAAGAGTCGCTGGATGAAGTGGCTCAGGGCGGGGTGCCTTGGAAGCAGGTGCTGGATGAGTTCTATGCCGACTTTCGGCGCAAGCTCAGCGCAGCCGAAGCAAGTACCGAAGGGCAGGGAATGCGGGCTAATCAGCCAACCCTGACCGATATCGCCTGCCACGAATGTGGCCGGCCTATGATGATCCGTACCGCCTCGACTGGGGTGTTTCTCGGCTGCTCTGGCTATGCACTGCCGCCCAAAGAGCGCTGCAAGGCGACCATCAACCTGGTGCCGGGCAACGAAGTGGCTGAGGATGATGACGAAGGTGAGTCACGGGTACTGCGTACCCGTCATCGTTGCGCGCTGTGCGGTACGGCGATGGACAGTTATCTGGTCGACGAGAAGCGCAAGCTGCACGTTTGCGGTAATAACCCGGATTGCAGCGGCTTTGAGATCGAAGAAGGGCAGTTCAAGATCAAGGGTTATGATGGCCCGACCCTTGAGTGCGACAAATGTGGCAGTGAAATGCAGCTCAAGACCGGTCGTTTCGGCAAGTACTTCGGCTGCACCAACAGCGTCTGCAAGAACACTCGCAAGCTACTGAAAAATGGTGAGGCCGCGCCGCCGAAGATGGATCCGGTGAAGATGCCTGAGCTGCGCTGTGAAAAGGTTGATGATATCTACGTGCTGCGTGATGGCGCTTCTGGGCTGTTCCTGGCTGCCAGTCAGTTCCCGAAGAACCGCGAGACCCGGGCGCCGCTGGTGGCCGAGCTGCTGCCGCATCAGGCTGAAATCGATCCAAAATACCACTTCCTGTTCGATGCTCCGGTAAAAGACCCGGATGGTCATCCGACGGTTGTGCGTTACAGCCGCAAGACAAAAGAGCAATATGTACAGAGTGAGGTGGAAGGCAAGCCGACGGGTTGGCGGGCCTTCTATGACGGCAAGCAGTGGTCGGTGGACGATGGCCGCAGCAAAGCCAAGCGTTGA
- a CDS encoding L,D-transpeptidase, translating into MQLDLIRISLSEQTLTGYQAGQAVCHFPVSTAVNGAGEREGSGCTPRGRHRIRARIGDGQPLRAVFVGRRPTGELWSPELAAQYPRRDWILTRILWLCGEQPGFNRGGDCDSQRRYIYLHGTADDQPMGVARSHGCIRLRNQDMLELFELTPVGCQVIIDDGATGPLTGDSA; encoded by the coding sequence ATGCAACTGGATCTGATCCGCATATCCTTGTCAGAACAGACCCTGACCGGCTATCAGGCCGGTCAGGCGGTTTGCCATTTCCCGGTCTCGACCGCAGTCAATGGCGCCGGAGAGCGTGAGGGTTCGGGCTGTACGCCTCGGGGGCGACACCGCATCCGGGCGCGGATTGGTGATGGTCAGCCGTTGCGGGCGGTGTTTGTCGGGCGACGTCCAACCGGTGAGCTGTGGTCGCCGGAACTGGCTGCGCAGTACCCCCGGCGCGACTGGATTCTGACCAGAATTCTCTGGCTGTGTGGCGAGCAACCCGGCTTCAACCGTGGCGGCGATTGTGATTCCCAGCGTCGCTATATCTATCTGCATGGCACCGCCGACGACCAGCCAATGGGTGTTGCGCGTTCCCATGGCTGCATTCGCCTGCGTAACCAGGACATGCTGGAACTCTTCGAGCTGACGCCGGTCGGTTGCCAGGTAATTATTGATGACGGGGCGACAGGCCCCCTGACTGGAGATTCTGCTTGA
- a CDS encoding CsiV family protein, with the protein MNHPLRIFTLLLILALGWAGLAQAQSEQIYQVEVVVFSQASGQLAAGQGPGSDWAERAVLLDSTARSDVRNIDQTRYRLGTEARRLNDQGYRVRLHKAWEQPADDSLRVAVTSGTENALGIYPVQGLVRLSQERALEADVSFWLNHNVQGQAVSEHLRQNRRLRVDEVHYLDHQGMGMLIRVSRL; encoded by the coding sequence ATGAATCACCCCCTGCGCATCTTCACCCTGCTGCTGATCCTGGCCCTCGGCTGGGCCGGCCTGGCCCAGGCCCAAAGCGAGCAGATCTATCAGGTTGAAGTGGTGGTATTCAGCCAGGCCTCCGGCCAACTGGCAGCGGGTCAGGGCCCCGGATCGGACTGGGCTGAGCGCGCAGTGCTGCTCGACAGCACCGCCCGCAGCGATGTACGCAATATCGACCAGACCCGCTACCGGCTTGGCACAGAGGCACGCCGGCTGAACGATCAGGGTTACCGGGTCAGACTGCACAAGGCCTGGGAACAGCCTGCCGACGATAGCTTGCGTGTGGCCGTGACCAGCGGCACGGAAAACGCCCTGGGGATTTATCCAGTGCAGGGCCTGGTCCGCCTGAGTCAGGAACGGGCCCTGGAGGCCGATGTAAGCTTCTGGCTCAATCACAATGTGCAGGGTCAGGCCGTCAGTGAGCACCTGCGCCAGAATCGTCGCCTGCGCGTGGACGAAGTCCACTACCTGGACCACCAGGGCATGGGCATGCTGATACGGGTGTCACGCCTGTAA
- a CDS encoding SulA-like leucine-rich domain-containing protein, whose amino-acid sequence MQYRQSHPRIEQAELFHNALMASRSRLESLTTPVSEEALTNNEDAGGFSEISLNGAPRHCLQWLAPVLRELSQARTPGWLTLVDPPEAVSHGWLRQAGLDPWRILIVRSKTGMDSFKLTCELLRLGYSHTVVSWHQTSQQQAALLENAARSGSCRSLNVRMESTQAAA is encoded by the coding sequence ATGCAGTACCGCCAAAGCCACCCCCGTATTGAACAGGCCGAGCTCTTCCACAACGCCCTGATGGCATCACGCAGCCGTCTTGAGTCTCTGACCACCCCGGTCAGTGAAGAGGCTCTCACCAACAACGAGGACGCTGGCGGTTTCAGCGAAATCAGTCTCAACGGCGCACCTCGCCATTGCCTGCAGTGGCTGGCTCCGGTCCTGAGAGAGCTGAGCCAGGCTCGGACCCCGGGCTGGCTGACCCTGGTCGACCCTCCTGAAGCTGTCAGTCACGGCTGGTTGCGCCAAGCAGGGCTCGACCCCTGGCGCATTCTGATCGTGCGCTCCAAAACCGGCATGGATAGTTTCAAGCTGACTTGCGAACTGCTGCGCCTGGGTTACAGCCATACCGTAGTAAGCTGGCACCAAACCAGTCAGCAGCAGGCCGCCCTATTGGAGAATGCTGCTCGCTCCGGTAGTTGTCGTAGCCTCAACGTGCGCATGGAAAGCACTCAAGCCGCCGCCTGA
- a CDS encoding S-methyl-5'-thioinosine phosphorylase has protein sequence MGCLAIIGGTGLTRLPELQVTGRESLETPFGSPSAELVRGLLAGREVLFLARHGDPHRIPPHRVNYRANLWALREAGATAVVAVNAVGGIDAVMPPGHFCVPDDVIDYTWGRASTFFEDDLEQVTHIDFTQPYDESLRQKLLAVLVAQGYAHSSNGIYGAAQGPRLESAAEIRRMERDGCAIVGMTGMPEAALARELELPYACLALVVNPAAGKAQGPIRMEDIEAVMAAGMARVGAVLAGVIGTL, from the coding sequence ATGGGCTGTCTGGCGATCATCGGTGGCACCGGGCTGACGCGTCTGCCAGAGTTGCAGGTAACGGGCCGAGAATCGCTGGAGACGCCGTTTGGTTCACCTTCGGCGGAGCTTGTGCGGGGCCTGTTGGCCGGGCGTGAGGTGTTGTTTCTGGCCCGTCATGGTGATCCGCACCGGATTCCGCCTCATCGGGTCAACTATCGCGCCAATCTCTGGGCCTTGCGCGAGGCTGGGGCGACGGCGGTGGTGGCGGTCAATGCGGTGGGTGGCATTGATGCAGTGATGCCGCCGGGGCACTTCTGTGTGCCCGATGATGTAATCGATTACACCTGGGGGCGGGCCTCGACCTTTTTCGAGGACGATCTGGAGCAGGTCACTCACATAGACTTTACCCAGCCCTACGACGAGTCGTTGCGCCAGAAGTTGCTGGCAGTACTGGTGGCACAGGGTTATGCCCACAGTTCTAATGGGATCTATGGCGCGGCTCAGGGACCGCGACTGGAGAGCGCAGCCGAGATTCGACGGATGGAGCGTGATGGCTGTGCGATTGTCGGTATGACCGGGATGCCTGAAGCTGCGCTGGCTCGTGAGCTGGAACTTCCCTACGCCTGCCTGGCCCTGGTGGTCAATCCGGCGGCAGGCAAGGCCCAGGGACCAATCCGCATGGAGGATATCGAGGCGGTGATGGCTGCGGGGATGGCGCGGGTTGGAGCGGTGTTGGCTGGAGTGATCGGCACGCTTTAA
- a CDS encoding TetR/AcrR family transcriptional regulator, translating into MAQSETVERILDAAEQLFAEKGFAETSLRLITSKAGVNLAAVNYHFGSKKALIQAVFVRFLNPFVASLEQELDRHQREGGSSLSLEELLEMLVRQALAVKPRSGNDLSIFMRLLGLAFSQSQGHLRKYLGEVYGKVFHRYMHFLMQAAPQLPPQELFWRVHFMLGSAAFTMSSMKALRAIAESEFGSQAGVDDVLHLMVPFLAAGMRAEGSGLPGGSDPRRGELLERV; encoded by the coding sequence ATGGCCCAGTCGGAAACTGTTGAACGTATCCTGGACGCCGCCGAGCAATTGTTCGCGGAAAAAGGCTTTGCTGAGACCTCCCTGCGTTTGATTACCAGCAAGGCCGGGGTCAACCTGGCGGCGGTCAATTACCACTTCGGTTCAAAGAAGGCGCTGATTCAAGCGGTCTTCGTGCGTTTTCTCAACCCCTTCGTTGCAAGCCTTGAGCAGGAGCTTGATCGTCATCAGCGTGAAGGCGGCAGTTCGTTGTCTCTGGAGGAGCTGCTGGAGATGCTGGTGCGCCAGGCCTTGGCAGTTAAGCCTCGCAGCGGCAATGACCTGTCGATCTTCATGCGTCTGCTCGGGCTGGCTTTCAGTCAGAGTCAGGGCCACTTGCGCAAATACCTGGGAGAGGTCTACGGCAAGGTATTCCACCGCTATATGCACTTTCTGATGCAGGCGGCGCCGCAACTGCCACCCCAGGAGCTGTTCTGGCGAGTGCATTTCATGCTTGGCAGTGCCGCGTTCACCATGTCCAGCATGAAGGCTTTGCGTGCCATTGCCGAGTCTGAGTTCGGCAGCCAGGCCGGGGTCGATGATGTGCTGCATCTGATGGTACCTTTCCTTGCCGCTGGAATGCGTGCTGAAGGCTCCGGGCTGCCCGGTGGCAGTGACCCGCGCCGCGGTGAATTGCTCGAAAGGGTCTGA
- the nagZ gene encoding beta-N-acetylhexosaminidase, with translation MLDVAGTWLTPDDRQLLRQPEVGGLILFARNTESPTQVRELVRSIRALRPDMLIAIDQEGGRVQRLRRDVLRLPPLREIGLRAGEQASQVARQAAWLMATEMLACGIDISFAPVLDLDYGRSQVIGDRALGRDPDQVSQLGRAYIEGLQAAGMAATGKHFPGHGWAEADSHFALPVDERSEAEIRATDLKPFAALAPLLDGIMPAHVVYPAVDELPAGFSRRWLQQILRAELGFDGVIFSDDLTMAGAHAVGGMPERVDAALHSGCDMLLVCNDRAAAEQALVHCQQRGISEPLRLARMLARSRPGLDYKALPNWSQAVHDLKQWELV, from the coding sequence ATGCTGGATGTGGCTGGAACCTGGCTGACCCCGGACGACCGTCAGTTGTTGCGCCAGCCTGAAGTTGGCGGTCTGATTCTGTTTGCTCGCAATACCGAGTCGCCGACCCAGGTCCGTGAGCTGGTTCGCTCCATTCGTGCATTGCGCCCGGATATGCTGATCGCCATCGATCAGGAGGGCGGTCGGGTGCAGCGTCTGCGCCGCGATGTATTGCGCCTGCCGCCACTGCGCGAAATCGGCTTGCGAGCCGGGGAGCAGGCGTCACAGGTGGCGCGTCAGGCGGCCTGGCTGATGGCGACCGAGATGTTGGCCTGCGGTATTGATATCAGCTTCGCGCCGGTGCTGGATCTGGACTATGGTCGCAGCCAGGTCATTGGTGATAGGGCTCTGGGCCGTGATCCTGATCAGGTCAGCCAGTTGGGTCGGGCCTACATCGAGGGCTTGCAGGCCGCGGGTATGGCTGCTACTGGCAAGCATTTTCCCGGTCACGGCTGGGCTGAGGCCGACTCGCATTTTGCCTTGCCGGTTGATGAGCGTAGCGAAGCCGAGATCCGCGCCACGGATCTCAAGCCGTTCGCGGCACTGGCGCCGTTGCTCGACGGCATTATGCCCGCGCATGTGGTGTATCCGGCCGTCGATGAGTTGCCGGCGGGGTTTTCCAGACGCTGGTTGCAGCAGATCCTGCGTGCCGAGCTGGGCTTTGATGGGGTGATCTTCAGCGACGATCTGACCATGGCCGGTGCTCACGCCGTGGGTGGCATGCCGGAGCGGGTCGATGCCGCTCTGCATTCGGGCTGCGACATGCTGCTGGTATGCAATGACCGGGCGGCGGCTGAGCAGGCGCTGGTGCACTGTCAGCAGCGCGGGATCAGCGAGCCGCTACGCCTGGCCAGGATGTTGGCCCGCTCGCGCCCGGGGCTGGATTACAAGGCATTGCCGAACTGGTCGCAGGCAGTGCATGACTTGAAGCAATGGGAGTTGGTGTAA